From the Kribbella sp. CA-293567 genome, the window GGGGAACAGCTCACTCGGGGCCCGAGGTGGTTGGCCGTTCCGGGTGGAAGACAGAGCGAGCGCGGGTGCAGGGACCAGCACGCCCGCTCCGTCGATTAGGAGGCGGCATTCATAAGAAGCACCTTGCCGCCGATGTGGTGCTCTAGGTGGGTCTTCATCACCACCGGGTTGCCCAGCGCGGCGAGGTGGACGACGCTCGGCACGATGACGGTCTTCACGCCGTCGCTCCAGACGTTCTGGACCATGTCCCCGAACGCGGCCGGCGCCGTCGCCGGCTCTTCCACGAAGGTCATGAACAGGGTGAAGCCGCGGGCGGTTGCGAAGTTGGAGATGGCTCTCCTCAGGGCTGGCAGCTCGGAGTCCGTAGTGAGCCGGTGCGCCCCGATGTAGGCGACTGCGAGCGGCTTGCACTCGGCAGTCATGACTGCGCGTTCCGAGCCTGGTCGATCGAATGCTTATGGCTATTCACGGCAGCTGCTGGCCCGTGTTGGTGGGCTAGCGGATGCATCGCTCGGACGCAGTACTGGCCAGCCGCGGTCAGTAGATTCGATCGGCTGCTGATGGCGTGGCGCATCCAGCAGTTGCCGGATGGTGTGGATCGTTTCCTCGGCTGGGTATCCCTGATCCAGCACGCGCCGTACCTGGGTTAGGACCTCTTTGTCTTTGCTCATCGTCTCTCCGCTGCCGCAGGTCTCCGGGATGAGCAAGACGCTAGGTACTGACTACAGAACGTGGAAGAAAGTTGCTCCAGATTTCTCCTGAATACATTGACTGTTTCTAGGTCAGGCGCCACTCTGGGTGAGCAACCTCAACCACCTCAGATGCGCAGGGGAGATCCGCATGGACCAGCCGAAGCACCTTGAGCACCTCGCTACCGATCCGAACTCGGGTAAGGATGGCTGCCCGTCGTTCTATGCGACCGAGGACGGTCGATACATCGTCCAGGGGTACAAACTGACCAGCGCCGATGCCCGCGCGCAGTTGGTCAACTTCCCGGAAGGTGAGGACGCGGTCATCATCACGAAGGGACTGGCAGATCTGATCGTTGCTCACTACAACGGCATGACGGCGTGAGTGAGTCGACCTTCGTCAAGCCTGGTCCTGAGTTCGTCCAGTTCGCTCGCAGCTACCAGCACACGGCGTACCGGCTCGAGGTGCGCGACCGCTACGCGGATCCAGGCGAGGCCGAACACGTACGCCGGTTCCTTGCCAGGGAGCAGCCGGATGACTCCTGGATGGAGGACTGGATGGGCCTCATCCTCCGGCGCACCCTCGAAGGTCAGCGCATCGGGCGGGTGAGAGTCGTGTCCGAGCCGTGGTCGGACTACACGCGTTTCGGCTTGAACCTGTCCCGGCTCAACGTCGCCGCCGGCGAAGACATCCGGTACCTGTCTCGTGATCGGGCAACCGAGCTCGGTCTTCCGC encodes:
- a CDS encoding DUF6879 family protein, yielding MSESTFVKPGPEFVQFARSYQHTAYRLEVRDRYADPGEAEHVRRFLAREQPDDSWMEDWMGLILRRTLEGQRIGRVRVVSEPWSDYTRFGLNLSRLNVAAGEDIRYLSRDRATELGLPQYDYWLLDSHKMCVLRHDDHDVLLGADVIHDPAVVVEHAHYRDIARHYALPRAEYLGAYHDKFLSKQNVNK